A DNA window from Streptococcus parapneumoniae contains the following coding sequences:
- a CDS encoding PadR family transcriptional regulator gives MELTDKIRRVYLPMTETGFYILLCLQKESHGYSITRKVKEMTDSQVSISPGTMYGTLSKMEKDGLISFVREEEKRKIYQITDLGRKVLDIELKRIERLYRNSREEG, from the coding sequence ATGGAATTGACGGATAAGATTCGTCGAGTTTATCTTCCGATGACGGAAACGGGCTTTTATATCTTGCTCTGTCTGCAAAAGGAAAGTCATGGTTATAGTATTACGCGAAAGGTCAAGGAGATGACAGATTCGCAAGTTTCGATTAGTCCTGGAACTATGTATGGGACCTTGTCAAAAATGGAAAAGGATGGTTTGATTTCCTTTGTCCGCGAAGAGGAAAAACGGAAAATCTATCAGATTACAGACTTGGGACGCAAAGTCTTAGATATTGAATTGAAACGTATTGAACGCCTCTACAGAAATAGTCGGGAGGAAGGATGA
- the glnA gene encoding type I glutamate--ammonia ligase, with product MPITAADIRREVKEKNVTFIRLMFSDILGTMKNVEIPATDEQLDKVLSNKAMFDGSSIEGFVRINESDMYLYPDLDTWTVFPWGDENGSVAGLICDVYTTEGEPFAGDPRGNLKRALRHMEEVGFKSFNLGPEPEFFLFKLDENGDPTLEVNDKGGYFDLAPTDLADNTRREIVNVLTKMGFEVEASHHEVAVGQHEIDFKYDEVLRACDKIQIFKLVVKTIARKHGLYATFMAKPKFGIAGSGMHCNMSLFDAEGNNAFFDPNDPKGMQLSETAYHFLGGLIKHAYNYTAIMNPTVNSYKRLVPGYEAPVYIAWAGRNRSPLVRVPASRGMGTRLELRSVDPMANPYIAMAVLLEVGLHGIENKIEAPAPIEENIYIMTAEERKEAGITDLPSTLHNALKALTEDEVVRAALGEHIYTSFLEAKRIEWASYATFVSQWEIDNYLDLY from the coding sequence ATGCCAATCACAGCTGCAGATATTCGTCGTGAAGTCAAGGAAAAAAATGTTACCTTTATTCGTCTCATGTTTTCAGATATTTTGGGAACCATGAAAAACGTCGAAATTCCTGCTACAGATGAACAATTAGATAAGGTCTTGTCAAATAAGGCTATGTTTGATGGATCTTCTATTGAAGGTTTTGTACGTATCAATGAGTCAGATATGTACTTGTACCCAGACTTGGATACATGGACAGTCTTCCCTTGGGGAGATGAAAATGGAAGTGTTGCAGGTTTGATCTGTGATGTCTATACAACAGAAGGTGAACCATTTGCAGGGGACCCTCGTGGTAATTTGAAGCGTGCTCTTCGTCACATGGAAGAAGTAGGATTCAAATCCTTCAACCTTGGTCCAGAACCAGAATTCTTCCTATTCAAGCTCGATGAAAATGGGGACCCAACACTTGAAGTGAATGACAAGGGTGGCTACTTTGATTTGGCACCTACGGACCTTGCGGACAACACACGTCGTGAGATTGTCAATGTCTTGACCAAAATGGGATTTGAAGTAGAAGCCAGTCACCACGAGGTTGCGGTTGGACAACACGAGATTGACTTCAAGTACGATGAAGTTCTCCGTGCTTGTGATAAGATTCAAATCTTTAAGCTCGTTGTTAAAACTATTGCCCGCAAACACGGACTTTACGCAACCTTTATGGCCAAACCAAAATTTGGTATTGCTGGATCAGGTATGCACTGTAATATGTCCTTGTTTGATGCAGAAGGAAACAATGCCTTCTTTGATCCAAATGATCCAAAAGGAATGCAGTTGTCAGAAACGGCCTACCATTTCCTTGGTGGTTTGATCAAGCATGCCTATAACTATACTGCTATCATGAACCCAACGGTTAACTCATACAAACGTTTGGTTCCGGGTTATGAAGCGCCTGTTTACATTGCTTGGGCTGGTCGTAACCGTTCGCCACTTGTGCGCGTGCCTGCTTCACGTGGTATGGGAACTCGTCTTGAGTTGCGTTCAGTGGATCCAATGGCTAATCCGTACATCGCTATGGCAGTTCTGTTGGAAGTTGGTTTGCATGGTATTGAAAACAAAATCGAAGCACCAGCTCCTATCGAAGAAAATATCTACATCATGACAGCAGAAGAGCGTAAGGAAGCTGGTATTACAGACCTTCCATCAACCCTTCACAACGCTTTGAAAGCTTTGACAGAAGATGAGGTTGTCAGAGCAGCTCTTGGAGAACATATCTATACTAGTTTCCTTGAGGCCAAACGAATCGAATGGGCAAGTTATGCAACCTTCGTTTCACAATGGGAAATTGATAATTATTTAGACCTTTACTAA
- the glnR gene encoding transcriptional repressor GlnR, with amino-acid sequence MKEKEFRRNMAVFPIGSVMKLTDLSARQIRYYEDQELIKPDRNEGNRRMYSLNDMDRLLEIKDYISEGYNIAAIKKKYAEREAKSKKAVSQTEVRRALHNELLQQGRFASVQSPFGRG; translated from the coding sequence TTTTTCCTATCGGCAGTGTTATGAAGTTGACCGATCTATCGGCGCGCCAGATTCGTTATTATGAAGATCAAGAGTTGATTAAGCCTGATCGAAACGAAGGGAACCGTCGCATGTATTCCTTGAATGACATGGATCGTCTGCTTGAAATCAAAGATTATATCTCTGAAGGTTATAATATCGCTGCCATTAAGAAAAAATATGCTGAACGTGAAGCGAAATCCAAAAAAGCGGTGAGTCAGACCGAAGTACGTCGTGCACTTCATAATGAACTCCTCCAACAGGGGCGCTTTGCTTCAGTACAGTCACCTTTTGGTCGCGGTTAG